One window of the Bacteroidales bacterium genome contains the following:
- a CDS encoding PQQ-binding-like beta-propeller repeat protein yields MKTRNLLIINVFVLLSIACSSGYAQTISEWRGLGRTGVYNESGLLKVWPENGPQLMWSNENLPQGYSSMSVANGIVYLTGIKDSMDVLVAFDMIGNIKWQTPYGHTWVGSFPESRSTPTVEGDRVYVTSGLGYIACLNAIYGQVIWQVNGYKKFGGRFGSWGYTESPLIVDNKVIFTPCGENTTIVALDKNTGETIWQSKSMKDTVAYVSPLLVKEGEKNLIITITGTYLLVVDADNGEILSSSNYAGLKNEKSIKAWPGAPYTNTNTPIYKDHKIYITGGYDHVGAMYSLSNDFKTLTLNWTDETLDVHHGGVVLVDGYLYGSNWINNKIGKWCCIDWNTGKTMYEKDWKTKGSIIANDGLLYCYEEKTGYIALVKATPEDFAIVSSFQVQYGKGPCWSHPAISNGVLYLRHGSALMAYKIK; encoded by the coding sequence ATGAAAACTAGAAATCTTTTAATAATTAATGTATTTGTATTGTTGTCTATTGCTTGCAGCAGTGGCTATGCACAAACTATCAGCGAATGGAGAGGTTTGGGCAGAACAGGAGTTTATAATGAATCTGGTTTGCTTAAGGTTTGGCCCGAGAATGGCCCTCAGCTAATGTGGTCAAACGAAAACCTACCTCAGGGCTATTCATCGATGTCAGTCGCAAACGGTATTGTGTACCTCACTGGCATAAAGGACAGTATGGACGTGTTAGTTGCCTTTGATATGATTGGAAACATTAAATGGCAAACCCCTTATGGTCATACTTGGGTTGGTTCATTCCCCGAAAGCCGTTCGACTCCTACTGTTGAGGGGGATAGGGTCTATGTTACGAGTGGATTAGGGTATATTGCTTGTTTAAATGCTATATATGGGCAAGTTATATGGCAAGTTAATGGATATAAAAAGTTTGGAGGCAGGTTTGGTAGCTGGGGCTATACAGAATCACCACTCATTGTTGATAATAAGGTAATATTTACTCCCTGTGGGGAGAATACAACAATAGTTGCTTTAGATAAAAATACTGGAGAAACTATTTGGCAGAGTAAAAGCATGAAGGATACTGTTGCTTACGTATCTCCTTTGTTGGTTAAAGAAGGTGAAAAGAATTTAATTATTACAATTACAGGTACATATTTGCTGGTTGTTGATGCTGATAATGGAGAAATCTTAAGTAGCAGCAATTATGCAGGACTCAAAAATGAGAAATCGATAAAAGCATGGCCGGGTGCTCCTTATACTAATACAAATACTCCAATTTATAAGGATCATAAGATATATATCACAGGAGGTTATGATCACGTAGGTGCTATGTATAGCCTATCCAACGATTTCAAAACCTTAACTTTGAATTGGACTGATGAAACCCTCGATGTTCATCATGGAGGCGTAGTTTTGGTTGATGGGTATTTATATGGATCAAACTGGATTAATAATAAGATAGGTAAGTGGTGCTGCATTGACTGGAATACTGGAAAAACAATGTACGAAAAGGATTGGAAGACTAAGGGTTCAATAATAGCAAATGACGGGTTGCTTTACTGCTACGAAGAGAAAACAGGCTACATTGCCCTTGTTAAGGCTACTCCAGAAGATTTTGCAATTGTTAGTTCCTTCCAAGTTCAATACGGAAAAGGTCCTTGCTGGTCACATCCTGCAATCAGCAATGGTGTTCTTTATTTAAGACATGGAAGTGCCCTGATGGCATACAAAATAAAGTAA
- a CDS encoding PQQ-binding-like beta-propeller repeat protein, translating into MKPIEKYIISVIVFVSLFAFIFWFLKNPVKEFRVSVPGQDNRPNKGSDTSEVIKIGETFVEYTSVTSGLTGKWTQFRGADFDNINKENIKLIDKWGKEGPRITWKVDLGEGHAAPVVFNGKVYLLDYNEAKKSDALRCFSLETGKELWRRSYKVHIKRNHGMSRTIPAINEKYIVTIGPRCQVMCANPQTGELLWGVDLVKEYKTEVPFWYTGQCPFIENDIAVIAPGGTSLLIGIDCATGKVVWKTPNPDNWKMSHSSVMPMVLGGKKMYVYAAVGGICGVSADGDDRGQILWKTMEFAPSVVAPSPLILDNGKILITAGYGAGSMLLQLVKNGGSFNVKVLQKYRPLEGLASEQQTPIFMGGYIFSIQPKDAGGSRNQFICCKADDCKKILWTSGKTDRFGLGPYTVADGKFFILNDDGVLTIAKATTSGWVLMDKTNIIEGQDSWGPIAIADGRLLMRTSKQMVCIDIRANN; encoded by the coding sequence ATGAAACCCATTGAGAAGTATATAATTTCAGTAATAGTATTTGTCTCGTTATTCGCTTTTATATTCTGGTTTTTGAAAAATCCTGTAAAAGAATTCAGAGTAAGTGTACCTGGTCAGGATAATAGACCCAATAAGGGTTCAGATACAAGTGAGGTTATTAAGATTGGAGAGACTTTCGTTGAGTATACATCTGTAACATCAGGATTAACTGGGAAATGGACTCAATTTAGAGGCGCTGATTTTGATAATATCAACAAAGAAAATATCAAACTTATTGATAAGTGGGGAAAGGAGGGGCCAAGGATTACTTGGAAAGTTGATTTGGGCGAAGGTCATGCTGCACCCGTTGTCTTTAATGGTAAAGTATACCTACTTGATTACAACGAGGCGAAAAAATCAGATGCATTAAGATGTTTTTCATTGGAAACAGGAAAGGAATTATGGCGACGTTCGTATAAGGTGCATATCAAACGTAACCATGGAATGTCTCGTACAATACCTGCAATTAACGAAAAATATATTGTGACAATTGGTCCAAGATGTCAGGTTATGTGTGCCAATCCTCAAACTGGAGAATTGCTTTGGGGTGTAGATTTAGTTAAGGAGTACAAAACCGAAGTACCTTTCTGGTATACAGGTCAATGCCCATTTATTGAGAATGATATTGCGGTTATTGCACCGGGTGGAACTTCATTGCTGATTGGTATAGATTGTGCAACAGGTAAGGTGGTATGGAAAACCCCAAACCCAGATAATTGGAAGATGTCGCATTCATCGGTTATGCCAATGGTATTGGGCGGTAAAAAGATGTATGTTTATGCTGCTGTAGGTGGAATTTGTGGTGTTTCTGCTGATGGTGATGATAGAGGGCAGATACTATGGAAAACCATGGAATTTGCCCCATCGGTTGTTGCTCCATCACCACTAATTCTTGATAATGGAAAGATTTTGATCACAGCAGGTTATGGTGCAGGTTCTATGCTTCTTCAATTGGTTAAGAATGGTGGATCCTTTAATGTTAAGGTATTGCAGAAATACAGACCTTTAGAAGGACTTGCATCCGAACAGCAAACACCAATTTTTATGGGAGGCTATATCTTTTCGATTCAACCTAAGGATGCGGGTGGTTCACGTAATCAGTTTATTTGTTGTAAGGCTGATGATTGTAAAAAAATTCTTTGGACAAGCGGTAAAACAGATAGGTTTGGACTTGGTCCATATACTGTTGCCGATGGAAAGTTTTTTATCCTTAATGATGATGGTGTATTAACCATTGCAAAAGCAACCACATCAGGATGGGTTCTAATGGATAAAACAAATATTATTGAAGGGCAAGATTCATGGGGTCCAATTGCCATTGCCGATGGGCGATTACTGATGAGAACCTCTAAACAGATGGTTTGTATTGATATAAGAGCAAATAACTAA